In one Acipenser ruthenus chromosome 10, fAciRut3.2 maternal haplotype, whole genome shotgun sequence genomic region, the following are encoded:
- the LOC117407509 gene encoding tetraspanin-1-like, with the protein MGCFTFIKVMMVLFNLIIFLGGAALLAVGIWVSVDGGSFLKVIGSISAQAMQFVNVGYFCIAIGAVLVLLGFLGCCGAQKESKCLLIMFFAIIMVIFIAELAAAVVALVYSSFAESILKAWATPALKSDYGTQSDVTQIWNTTMTELKCCGFTNYTDFSGSSYYSSHHSYPPFCCQSNTTTCNLEAAESSAIEGCFNRLLLTLKQNANIVGGIAAGICALEIAAMVVSMVLYCHIDKNGVS; encoded by the exons CTGGGAGGAGCAGCGCTGCTGGCTGTGGGGATCTGGGTGAGCGTGGATGGAGGCTCCTTTCTCAAAGTCATCGGGTCCATCTCTGCCCAGGCCATGCAGTTTGTGAATGTCGGATATTTCTGCATCGCCATTGGTGCAGTCCTGGTGCTGCTTGGGTTCCTGGGATGCTGTGGAGCTCAGAAAGAGAGCAAGTGCCTCCTCATCATG TTCTTTGCCATTATCATGGTTATTTTCATCGCGGAGTTGGCTGCTGCTGTCGTGGCCCTGGTCTACTCCTCGTTT GCGGAAAGCATCCTGAAGGCGTGGGCAACACCGGCATTAAAGTCTGACTACGGGACCCAGTCAGATGTGACACAGATATGGAACACGACAATGACAGAG TTGAAGTGCTGTGGCTTCACCAACTACACTGACTTCAGTGGGTCGAGTTACTACAGTTCCCATCATTCCTACCCACCTTTCTGCTGCCAGAGCAACACCACGACTTGTAATCTCGAGGCTGCTGAGAGCAGCGCCATAGAG GGCTGCTTTAATCGACTGCTGCTGACCCTGAAACAGAATGCAAACATCGTCGGTGGGATTGCAGCCGGGATCTGTGCTCTCGAG aTTGCTGCTATGGTGGTGTCCATGGTCCTGTACTGTCATATCGACAAGAATGGAGTCAGTTAG